A part of Capsicum annuum cultivar UCD-10X-F1 chromosome 6, UCD10Xv1.1, whole genome shotgun sequence genomic DNA contains:
- the LOC124899466 gene encoding uncharacterized protein K02A2.6-like, with protein sequence MENDCSKLRYGYYWTNISICVKWDRFILVAIDYFTKWVEVASYRAVSKKVVADFFRNNLICRFGVPKSIITDKWANLNSHLMNEICDQFKIVHLYSTTYRPQMNGAIEAANKNIKKILRKMVENDRSWYEMLPYALLGYFTTVRTSTGATRYLLFYGNKAVIPAEVKIPSLRIIQKVRLSNEERVHARYEKLMLIDEKRMVVVYHGQLYQHRMIRAFNKKVRAQTFEVGQLVLKRIFLHQENYKGKFALSW encoded by the exons atggaaaatgattgtagcaa ATTGAGGTATGGATATTATTGGACCAATATATCCATCTGCGTCAAATGGGATAGATTTATTCTGGTCGCTATTGATTACTTTACTAAGTGGGTTGAAGTTGCTTCTTATAGAGCCGTCTCcaagaaagtggttgcagatttttttagaaataacttgatttgccgatTTGGAGTGCCAAAATCGATCATAACGGATAAATGGGCAAACTTGAATAGTCACTTGATGAATGAGatttgtgatcagttcaaaaTTGTTCATCTCTACTCGACCACATATCGTCCACAGATGAATGGAGCcatagaagccgccaataagaacatcaagaagatcttaAGGAAGATGGTAGAAAATGATAGGTCATGGTATGAGATGTTGCCTTATGCTCTACTAGGGTATTTTACAACAGTTCGAACCTCCACCGGGGCAACTCGTTATCTACTTTTTTATGGGAATAAAGCTGTGATACCTGCTGAGGTTAAGATTCCTTCCTTAAGGATTATTCAGAAAGTCAGACTAAGTAATGAAGAACGGGTTCACGCTCGGTATGAAAAACttatgttgattgatgaaaagagaatggttgTTGTATATCATGGTCAGTTGTATCAGCACAGGATGATTCGTGCCTTCAATAAGAAAGTAAGAGCTCAAACATTCGAAGTTGGGCAATTGGTTCTCAAACGCATATTTCTTCACCAAGAAAATTACAAGGGCAAGTTTGCTCTAAGTTGGTAA